In the genome of Terribacillus sp. FSL K6-0262, one region contains:
- the fabF gene encoding beta-ketoacyl-ACP synthase II gives MNRRVVVTGYGAVTPLGADVESFWDNIKAGKSGIKKLDPEKFAGIASRIGGIVSGFNPEQYLDKKEIERFDLYSQFAYGAAVQAMEQANLSADTVNPERVGIYIGSGIGGVNTILDNHQTMLDKGPRRVSPFMVPMMISNMASGIVSIKTGFSGPSFAPVSACATGNHAIGEAFLNIKHGYADAILAGGAEASITPFAYAGFTKMRAMSTQNDAPETASSPFDANRDGFVMSEGAGILVLEELEHAQKRGATILGEIVGYGSTTDAHHITAPNYLGPARAMKLAMQMADMGLGDVDYINAHATSTPEGDKVETKAIKEVFGDKASELLISSTKSMTGHLFGAAGAVEAIITLKALQDGIVPPTINYRDADPECDLSYVPNEAVEQELTAALSNGFGFGGHNAVLALRKWKG, from the coding sequence TTGAATAGACGTGTTGTAGTTACTGGATATGGTGCTGTCACACCGCTTGGAGCGGATGTAGAGAGCTTTTGGGATAATATCAAGGCTGGTAAGTCTGGCATCAAGAAGCTTGATCCGGAAAAGTTTGCTGGTATAGCTTCGCGAATCGGCGGAATAGTCAGCGGATTCAATCCGGAGCAATACCTTGATAAAAAGGAAATCGAACGTTTTGACCTCTACAGTCAGTTTGCTTATGGAGCAGCTGTCCAGGCGATGGAACAAGCGAATCTGTCAGCTGATACAGTGAATCCCGAACGAGTCGGCATCTATATCGGTTCTGGAATCGGCGGAGTGAATACCATTTTAGATAATCATCAGACGATGCTCGATAAAGGGCCGCGACGTGTGTCCCCATTCATGGTGCCGATGATGATCAGCAACATGGCATCGGGAATCGTTTCTATCAAAACGGGCTTCAGCGGACCCAGCTTTGCTCCTGTATCTGCTTGTGCGACTGGCAACCATGCCATCGGGGAAGCATTCCTGAATATCAAGCATGGCTATGCAGATGCCATCCTTGCCGGCGGAGCGGAGGCCTCCATCACGCCATTCGCTTATGCAGGCTTTACAAAGATGCGGGCGATGAGCACCCAAAATGATGCACCTGAGACTGCAAGTTCCCCATTCGATGCCAATCGAGATGGATTCGTCATGTCAGAAGGTGCAGGCATCCTTGTATTGGAAGAACTCGAGCATGCCCAAAAACGCGGTGCGACGATCCTAGGCGAAATAGTAGGCTATGGTTCGACTACTGATGCGCATCATATCACGGCGCCTAATTACCTTGGTCCTGCCCGTGCGATGAAACTGGCAATGCAAATGGCTGATATGGGGCTTGGGGACGTGGATTATATCAATGCACATGCCACAAGCACACCGGAAGGCGATAAAGTAGAGACAAAAGCAATCAAGGAAGTATTCGGGGATAAAGCAAGCGAATTGCTCATCAGCTCGACGAAATCGATGACAGGGCATTTGTTTGGTGCAGCCGGGGCGGTCGAGGCAATCATAACGCTCAAAGCACTGCAGGATGGCATTGTACCGCCAACGATCAACTATAGGGATGCTGATCCGGAATGCGACTTGTCTTATGTACCGAATGAAGCGGTGGAGCAGGAATTAACCGCTGCGCTGTCGAATGGCTTTGGTTTCGGCGGACATAATGCGGTGCTGGCACTGCGTAAATGGAAAGGGTAG
- the nrdR gene encoding transcriptional regulator NrdR: protein MRCPNCQYKSTKVLDSRPIEEGRSIRRRRECEDCGFRFTTFERIEATPLIVVKKEGTREEFSKEKLLRGLIKACEKRPVALEQIEYIVADVEKELRNSGTSEVQSKEIGEMVMEHLSEVDEVAYVRFASVYRQFKDISVFLEELKDLIKTDKKE from the coding sequence ATGAGATGTCCAAACTGCCAATATAAAAGCACAAAAGTATTAGACTCCCGTCCCATCGAGGAAGGGCGTTCCATCCGGCGGCGCAGGGAATGTGAAGACTGCGGCTTTCGCTTCACCACGTTTGAACGTATCGAAGCAACTCCGCTGATTGTTGTGAAAAAGGAAGGGACGCGCGAAGAATTCAGTAAAGAAAAGCTCTTGCGCGGCTTGATCAAAGCATGTGAAAAACGCCCGGTTGCATTGGAGCAAATCGAATATATCGTAGCAGATGTGGAAAAGGAATTGCGTAACAGCGGTACATCCGAAGTTCAGAGTAAGGAAATCGGCGAAATGGTCATGGAACATTTGTCGGAAGTGGATGAAGTGGCCTATGTACGTTTTGCATCTGTTTACCGTCAGTTCAAGGATATCAGCGTCTTCCTGGAAGAGTTGAAGGACTTGATCAAAACCGATAAGAAAGAGTAA
- a CDS encoding DnaD domain protein, which yields MNSQHIGKLLPADGYMIRMKSALPEEYSVALTHLYQPLLGIRAVTLYQTLINEYIVHHGTCEPKTHHMLMTLLDIPMDQLYEARLQLEAIGLIRTFQKQGEEDIYIYDLYAPFPPEAFFRDDMLSQLLYHQLGESRFKQMRDVLIREEELPEEAEEITASFEAVFSAGKLTKRSVQPMVTASNAADQKRGPSIDSDVVDYDWLRQSLKQRMLDPELILTPRNRKLMESMTVLYSLTSLELDKALLWAVSDKHELNPAEFKAACHDLFLARPKTAEPKVMELPQKDTKQQLHASTKQEQLIQLLETISPKQLLEDISGNGTAAAADLKIIRDVMAEQGMAPGIMNVLVYYVLLKSDMKLSKAYMEKIAAHWARKKVSTVREAMELAKSSNQPWNTASSTNQPAARRKTAGRAEVVPEWFDQKDKAEAPADTVVPDTDVAEMLKQFNANKHRV from the coding sequence ATGAACAGTCAGCATATCGGGAAGCTCCTGCCGGCTGATGGTTATATGATCCGGATGAAGTCAGCGCTCCCGGAGGAATACTCGGTGGCATTGACTCATCTGTATCAGCCGCTGCTCGGGATACGGGCGGTGACATTATATCAGACGCTAATCAATGAATATATCGTTCATCATGGCACATGTGAACCGAAGACGCATCATATGCTGATGACTTTGCTGGATATACCGATGGATCAATTATATGAGGCAAGGCTGCAGCTGGAGGCGATCGGACTCATCCGGACGTTCCAAAAGCAAGGGGAAGAGGATATATACATTTATGATTTGTACGCACCGTTTCCGCCAGAGGCCTTTTTCCGGGATGACATGCTGTCCCAGCTTTTGTATCACCAATTAGGGGAAAGCAGATTCAAGCAGATGCGCGATGTGCTTATCAGGGAGGAAGAGCTGCCTGAAGAGGCTGAAGAAATCACGGCATCGTTCGAGGCTGTTTTTTCGGCTGGAAAGCTGACGAAGCGTTCTGTCCAGCCGATGGTGACAGCATCAAATGCTGCTGATCAAAAGCGGGGACCTTCCATCGACAGTGATGTAGTCGATTATGACTGGCTGCGTCAATCGCTGAAGCAGCGGATGCTCGATCCGGAATTGATTCTTACACCGCGGAACCGGAAACTGATGGAGTCGATGACGGTCCTGTACAGCCTGACCTCTTTGGAGCTGGACAAGGCTTTGCTTTGGGCGGTTTCGGATAAGCATGAGCTGAATCCAGCAGAGTTCAAAGCAGCTTGTCACGATCTGTTTTTGGCCCGTCCTAAAACAGCCGAGCCAAAAGTCATGGAGCTCCCGCAAAAAGACACGAAACAGCAGCTGCACGCATCGACCAAACAAGAGCAGCTCATCCAGCTGCTGGAGACGATCTCTCCAAAGCAGCTGCTGGAGGACATATCCGGTAATGGAACAGCAGCAGCAGCCGACTTGAAGATCATTCGTGATGTGATGGCCGAGCAAGGCATGGCGCCTGGAATCATGAATGTGCTTGTTTATTATGTTCTGCTGAAGTCTGATATGAAGCTATCGAAAGCTTATATGGAGAAAATCGCGGCACATTGGGCACGTAAAAAAGTCAGCACTGTCCGGGAAGCGATGGAGCTAGCCAAGAGCAGCAACCAGCCGTGGAACACAGCGAGCAGCACGAATCAACCTGCAGCAAGGAGGAAGACAGCTGGTCGTGCGGAGGTTGTCCCGGAATGGTTCGACCAAAAAGACAAGGCAGAAGCACCTGCCGATACAGTCGTGCCGGATACGGATGTAGCAGAGATGCTCAAACAGTTCAATGCGAATAAGCATCGAGTTTGA
- the dnaI gene encoding primosomal protein DnaI, producing the protein MEPIQASLRKWMQENSNFKENFERMQQQVRRDPEVKALLEANPQLTEQDIQRNLMRLYEYTTQSKQCQDCPSLEECRNILNGYTPTLEVEGNVIRIAYDKCHSRLQHEERQKQQSRINSLYMPKDILEATTEMLDHGDPERQQAILKTLQFLQQTDDAIPEKGLYFYGPFGVGKTYFLGAIANYLAERNISSMLIYMPEFVREMKASLKDDSVNEKVELFKKTPVLMLDDIGAESQSAWFRDEILGSILHYRMMERLPVFFTSNYSIAQLEQQIATTNRGDVERVKAGRIMERIKRVATEVPLFGKNRRND; encoded by the coding sequence ATGGAACCCATTCAAGCATCCTTACGGAAATGGATGCAGGAAAACAGTAATTTCAAAGAGAATTTCGAGCGCATGCAGCAGCAGGTGAGGCGGGACCCAGAGGTGAAAGCTCTGTTGGAAGCAAATCCGCAGCTTACCGAACAGGATATCCAGCGGAATCTGATGCGCCTTTATGAATATACGACACAATCGAAGCAATGCCAGGACTGTCCATCGCTTGAGGAATGCCGGAATATACTGAATGGCTATACACCGACGCTGGAGGTGGAGGGGAATGTCATTCGTATCGCTTATGACAAATGCCACTCCCGCCTGCAGCATGAAGAGCGGCAAAAGCAGCAATCACGTATCAACAGTCTGTACATGCCGAAGGATATCCTGGAGGCGACGACTGAAATGCTTGATCATGGTGATCCGGAACGTCAGCAGGCCATCCTGAAGACGCTGCAGTTCCTACAGCAGACCGACGATGCCATCCCCGAGAAGGGTCTGTATTTTTATGGACCATTCGGAGTTGGTAAAACATATTTCCTTGGAGCCATCGCCAATTATCTGGCCGAAAGGAATATCTCCAGCATGCTCATATATATGCCGGAGTTTGTACGTGAAATGAAAGCATCCCTCAAGGATGACTCTGTCAATGAGAAAGTCGAGCTGTTCAAGAAGACACCTGTACTGATGCTGGATGATATCGGCGCTGAATCGCAGTCGGCTTGGTTCCGGGATGAGATACTCGGCTCCATCCTTCATTATCGGATGATGGAGCGGCTGCCGGTCTTCTTTACATCCAATTATTCCATTGCACAGCTGGAGCAGCAGATTGCCACGACCAATCGCGGTGATGTGGAGCGTGTGAAAGCAGGCAGGATCATGGAAAGGATCAAACGAGTCGCAACCGAAGTGCCGTTGTTCGGAAAAAATAGAAGGAACGATTGA
- the ytxC gene encoding sporulation protein YtxC has translation MFIKSKKEMDTFCSCLAMLDGTKQVYVDEDDRWGYVATVHDGYHRRIAMALVETFLHHRETEWIRQIAKEVYYYKDEEAIKRIAELTHTMIVGDRYEEKKEPSVSRQQITQTFQEIAAKHIRVFFDAVIQFRSNGYREALIEIVGDAIEEYKREEEYQMYVESLREYIGKKPIDSLVVHVIQGRDFSFYKNDGTRFSDDEIAAFAEEEPLFLAGIGKQEKNITPLIAMSPKKIYLYGEHPSEPKTLTIINIFQERAAYLPLHQFPFSLF, from the coding sequence GTGTTTATCAAATCAAAAAAAGAGATGGATACATTCTGTTCTTGCTTGGCCATGCTGGATGGGACGAAGCAGGTCTATGTGGATGAAGATGATCGCTGGGGCTATGTGGCGACAGTCCATGATGGCTATCATAGGCGGATTGCGATGGCCTTGGTTGAAACATTCCTGCATCATCGAGAGACGGAATGGATCAGACAAATTGCGAAGGAAGTCTATTATTATAAGGATGAAGAAGCGATAAAGCGTATAGCTGAATTGACACATACGATGATCGTCGGGGATAGGTATGAGGAGAAAAAAGAGCCGAGTGTATCCCGCCAGCAAATCACACAGACTTTTCAGGAGATCGCTGCCAAGCATATCAGGGTGTTTTTTGATGCCGTCATCCAATTTCGCAGCAATGGATACAGAGAAGCGCTGATTGAAATAGTCGGTGATGCGATAGAAGAATACAAGCGGGAAGAAGAATATCAAATGTATGTAGAATCGCTGCGTGAATATATCGGGAAAAAACCGATTGATTCCCTTGTGGTACATGTCATCCAAGGCCGTGATTTTTCTTTTTATAAAAATGACGGCACACGATTTTCCGACGATGAAATTGCTGCCTTTGCGGAGGAGGAGCCGCTATTCCTTGCTGGAATCGGCAAACAGGAAAAAAATATAACACCGCTGATTGCCATGTCTCCAAAAAAGATCTATTTATATGGTGAGCACCCTTCTGAACCCAAAACACTCACTATCATCAATATTTTTCAGGAAAGAGCCGCATACCTTCCCTTGCATCAATTTCCCTTCTCCTTGTTTTAG
- the thrS gene encoding threonine--tRNA ligase produces the protein MAEVLEFIFPDGAKKEFPAGTTGEDIAGSISSGLKKQAIAVNVDGAAFDLRTPLPNGGAIEIITLKQEQGVEIMRHSAAHLLAQAVKRLYGNVQFGVGPVIENGFYYDMDLEVSLTPEDLPKIEKEMQRIVDANLPIVRKVVSREEAKAMFREIGDELKLELIDAIPEDQDVTIYEQGEFFDLCRGIHVPSTGKIKVFKLLSISGAYWRGDSNNKMLQRIYGTAFEKKNELEHHLKMLEEAKERDHRKLGKELELFTVNQKVGQGLPLWLPKGATIRRTIERYIVDLEEKLGYDHVYTPVLGSVDLYKTSGHWDHYKDDMFPPMEMDNEDLVLRPMNCPHHMMVYKNELHSYRSLPIRIAELGTMHRHEMSGALAGLQRVRAMTLNDAHIFARPDQLKDEFIRVVQLVQAVYKDFGIENYSFRLSYRDPEDKEKYVDNDAMWDKAQAMLKETMEDLELDYVEAEGEAAFYGPKLDVQVKTALGKDETLSTVQLDFHLPERFDLTYIGEDGKEHRPVVIHRGVVSTMERFVAFLIEEYKGAFPTWLAPVQAKIIPVSPEAHLAYARQVEDALRMEGIRVQVDEREEKIGYKIREAQVQKIPFQIIVGDQEVSDQAVNIRRYGEKQSETKDLKAFVADIKEEVEKRVLRK, from the coding sequence ATGGCAGAAGTATTAGAATTCATTTTCCCGGATGGAGCGAAAAAGGAATTTCCCGCTGGAACAACTGGCGAAGATATCGCCGGCTCCATCTCATCAGGCTTGAAAAAGCAGGCGATCGCAGTCAATGTCGACGGTGCTGCATTTGATTTGCGCACTCCGCTTCCAAACGGCGGTGCAATCGAAATCATCACACTCAAGCAGGAGCAAGGTGTGGAAATCATGCGCCACTCTGCTGCTCATTTGCTTGCACAAGCAGTGAAACGCCTGTATGGCAATGTTCAATTCGGGGTAGGACCGGTAATCGAGAATGGCTTCTATTATGATATGGACCTGGAGGTTTCCCTTACACCGGAAGACCTTCCGAAAATCGAAAAAGAAATGCAGCGGATCGTTGATGCGAACCTTCCGATTGTCCGCAAGGTTGTCAGCCGTGAAGAAGCAAAAGCAATGTTCCGTGAAATCGGTGATGAATTGAAACTGGAATTGATCGACGCCATTCCGGAAGATCAAGATGTAACCATCTATGAGCAAGGCGAATTCTTTGACCTGTGCCGCGGTATCCATGTTCCATCCACTGGCAAAATCAAAGTGTTCAAGCTGCTTAGCATTTCCGGTGCTTACTGGAGGGGCGACAGCAACAACAAAATGCTGCAGCGTATTTACGGTACTGCTTTCGAGAAGAAAAACGAGCTGGAGCATCACTTGAAAATGCTTGAGGAAGCGAAGGAACGCGATCATCGCAAACTAGGAAAAGAATTGGAATTGTTCACTGTCAATCAGAAAGTCGGACAAGGCTTGCCGCTATGGCTGCCAAAAGGTGCGACAATCCGCCGTACAATCGAGCGCTATATCGTCGATTTGGAAGAAAAGCTTGGCTATGACCACGTGTATACACCAGTGCTCGGCAGTGTGGATCTTTATAAAACAAGCGGACACTGGGATCATTACAAAGATGATATGTTCCCGCCGATGGAAATGGACAATGAGGACCTTGTGCTTCGTCCGATGAACTGCCCGCACCATATGATGGTGTACAAAAATGAATTGCACAGCTACCGCAGCCTGCCGATCCGTATAGCGGAGCTTGGCACGATGCACCGTCACGAAATGTCCGGGGCCCTTGCCGGCTTGCAGCGTGTACGCGCCATGACATTGAATGATGCGCATATTTTCGCGCGCCCGGATCAATTGAAAGATGAGTTCATCCGTGTCGTTCAACTTGTACAGGCTGTGTACAAAGACTTCGGTATCGAAAATTATTCCTTCCGTCTTTCTTACCGCGATCCGGAAGATAAAGAGAAATATGTCGATAATGATGCAATGTGGGATAAAGCACAAGCGATGCTCAAAGAAACAATGGAAGACCTTGAGCTTGATTATGTGGAAGCAGAAGGCGAAGCAGCATTCTACGGTCCGAAGCTTGATGTGCAGGTGAAGACAGCCCTTGGTAAAGATGAGACATTGTCCACTGTTCAGCTGGACTTCCACTTGCCGGAGCGTTTCGATCTGACTTACATCGGTGAAGATGGCAAAGAACACCGTCCAGTCGTGATCCACCGCGGTGTCGTATCGACAATGGAACGTTTCGTTGCCTTCTTGATTGAAGAATACAAAGGTGCCTTCCCAACATGGCTTGCACCAGTACAGGCGAAAATCATCCCGGTTTCACCAGAAGCACATTTGGCATACGCACGTCAAGTGGAAGATGCTCTTCGTATGGAAGGCATCCGTGTGCAAGTGGATGAGCGCGAAGAGAAGATCGGCTATAAGATCCGTGAAGCACAAGTACAGAAAATTCCATTCCAGATTATCGTCGGCGACCAGGAAGTGAGTGACCAAGCGGTGAACATCCGCCGTTACGGAGAAAAACAATCCGAAACGAAAGATCTGAAAGCATTCGTTGCGGATATTAAAGAAGAAGTAGAGAAACGCGTATTGCGTAAATAA
- a CDS encoding DUF1648 domain-containing protein, giving the protein MQKQLSIPKTRGEKVWDTIGIGSYLATVIFLIIIWRQLPEQVPLHMGLTGHVDDWAAKESLLLLPAISIPMFTLLHLLGKYPHIHSYPKRLNEENAAAFFLQSRKMLNKMKNITLVLFSFIDVEFSMIALGWIDDGRAWTMIIILLAVFYPIVEGLMKQRKIK; this is encoded by the coding sequence ATGCAGAAACAGCTCAGCATACCGAAAACACGCGGCGAAAAAGTATGGGATACTATCGGAATCGGAAGTTATCTAGCTACTGTCATCTTCTTGATCATAATCTGGCGGCAGCTGCCTGAACAGGTGCCTCTCCACATGGGTCTGACCGGACACGTCGATGACTGGGCGGCAAAAGAAAGTCTGCTTCTTCTCCCAGCAATCAGTATACCTATGTTTACACTCCTGCATCTATTGGGGAAATATCCCCATATACACAGTTACCCAAAACGACTGAATGAGGAAAACGCGGCCGCATTTTTTCTGCAAAGCCGGAAAATGCTCAATAAGATGAAGAATATTACTCTGGTGCTTTTTAGCTTCATTGATGTGGAATTCAGTATGATTGCTTTAGGCTGGATAGATGATGGCCGTGCCTGGACGATGATCATCATCTTGCTTGCTGTTTTTTATCCTATCGTCGAAGGCCTGATGAAGCAGCGCAAAATAAAGTGA
- the infC gene encoding translation initiation factor IF-3 produces the protein MNVNEKIRAREVRLIDSNGDQLGVKSRQEALEIAQTRNLDLVLVAANAKPPVCRIMDYGKYRFEQQKKEKEARKNQKVINVKEVRLSPGIEDHDFNTKLRNARKFLEKGDKVKASVRFRGRAITHKELGQQVLEKLAEECKDIATVEMKAKMEGRSMFMMLAPTAEKQ, from the coding sequence ATGAACGTCAATGAGAAAATTCGCGCACGTGAGGTTCGACTCATTGATTCCAACGGTGACCAGCTTGGCGTTAAATCCCGTCAGGAAGCATTAGAAATCGCTCAGACGAGAAATCTTGATTTGGTGCTTGTGGCTGCGAATGCAAAACCACCAGTTTGCCGGATTATGGACTATGGTAAATACCGCTTCGAGCAACAGAAGAAAGAAAAAGAAGCGCGTAAGAACCAGAAAGTAATCAACGTGAAAGAAGTACGCTTGAGCCCCGGTATCGAGGATCATGACTTCAACACAAAACTTCGCAATGCGCGTAAGTTTCTTGAAAAAGGCGATAAAGTAAAGGCTTCTGTTCGTTTCCGCGGACGTGCCATTACGCATAAAGAATTAGGCCAACAGGTTCTCGAGAAGCTGGCTGAGGAATGCAAGGACATTGCAACGGTCGAAATGAAAGCGAAAATGGAAGGCCGCAGCATGTTCATGATGCTTGCCCCGACAGCAGAGAAGCAGTAA
- the rpmI gene encoding 50S ribosomal protein L35, giving the protein MPKMKTHSGSAKRFKKTGSGKVSRNHGYTSHLAANKSTKQKRKLRKDALVSAGDLKRIKQMLPK; this is encoded by the coding sequence ATGCCAAAAATGAAAACCCACAGCGGGTCTGCTAAACGTTTCAAAAAAACAGGTTCTGGAAAAGTAAGCCGTAACCACGGTTACACTAGCCACTTGGCTGCCAATAAATCCACTAAACAGAAACGCAAGCTTCGCAAAGATGCACTTGTTTCTGCTGGTGATCTTAAACGTATCAAACAAATGCTGCCTAAATAA
- the rplT gene encoding 50S ribosomal protein L20, whose amino-acid sequence MPRVKGGTVTRQRRKRVLKLAKGYYGAKHALFKTAKQQVIKSGQYAYRDRRQKKRDFRKLWIARINAAARMNDLSYSRLMHGLKLAGIEVNRKMLSELAISDEKAFAQLASKAKEALK is encoded by the coding sequence ATGCCACGTGTAAAAGGTGGAACAGTAACGCGTCAGCGTCGCAAACGCGTTCTTAAGCTAGCTAAAGGTTATTACGGTGCGAAACATGCACTATTCAAAACTGCAAAACAACAAGTAATCAAATCCGGTCAGTATGCATACCGTGACCGCAGACAGAAAAAACGTGACTTCCGTAAACTATGGATTGCACGTATCAATGCTGCTGCACGTATGAACGATCTTTCTTACAGCCGTTTGATGCACGGTCTTAAACTTGCTGGTATCGAAGTAAACCGCAAAATGCTTTCCGAGCTTGCAATCTCTGACGAAAAAGCATTCGCGCAACTAGCTTCCAAAGCAAAAGAAGCATTGAAATAA
- a CDS encoding DUF1294 domain-containing protein, protein MLISLYLLVVNILLFSWMGIDKQRARTHAWRISERRLWITAVIGGALGGWAGMQAFRHKTKHAAFVIGFPCLVAMHVLLILYFL, encoded by the coding sequence CTGTTGATTAGTCTGTATCTGCTGGTTGTCAATATCCTGCTCTTCAGCTGGATGGGAATCGATAAACAAAGAGCAAGAACGCATGCGTGGCGTATCAGTGAACGCAGGCTCTGGATCACCGCTGTGATCGGGGGTGCACTCGGAGGCTGGGCGGGGATGCAAGCCTTCCGACATAAAACGAAGCATGCCGCGTTCGTTATCGGGTTTCCATGCCTTGTCGCCATGCATGTCCTGCTTATTCTCTATTTCTTGTAA
- a CDS encoding VTT domain-containing protein: protein MDQVGSAMLTVVATGGLFAPLLFILLYLLRPVLFLPVVFLCISGGILFGAVAGTILSIIGITASSLLFYAIAQRFPQSANRILMLKQKLIGRHTSFTTTQVALMRLVPFIHFHILSVCLMETNRNWRSYGKASFLSSIPLAAAYSFAGTWLRYLPPAAIGGVMIILLICIYLMRKKEFTIKWEEFFRESA, encoded by the coding sequence ATGGATCAGGTAGGTTCGGCAATGTTGACGGTCGTCGCAACAGGCGGATTGTTTGCACCACTCTTGTTCATCCTCCTGTATCTGCTTCGACCTGTTTTATTTCTGCCTGTCGTTTTCCTATGCATATCAGGGGGGATTCTATTCGGAGCAGTAGCAGGTACGATTCTGTCCATCATCGGCATTACAGCATCCAGTCTGCTATTCTATGCGATTGCCCAGCGTTTTCCGCAATCCGCCAATCGAATTCTCATGCTGAAACAGAAGCTGATCGGCAGGCATACGAGCTTTACGACGACACAAGTCGCACTGATGCGGCTGGTTCCGTTCATTCACTTCCACATCCTGAGTGTATGCTTGATGGAGACAAATCGCAACTGGAGGTCATATGGGAAAGCTTCATTCTTATCGAGCATCCCGCTTGCTGCGGCTTATTCTTTTGCAGGCACTTGGCTTCGCTACTTGCCGCCGGCAGCAATCGGGGGAGTCATGATCATCCTCCTGATCTGTATCTATCTGATGCGCAAGAAGGAATTCACGATCAAATGGGAAGAGTTTTTCAGGGAAAGTGCATAA
- a CDS encoding dUTP diphosphatase, with protein sequence MDYEYLFSKQRELDAYIEDKLEMANRSDLFRKKILALQVEIGELANETRCFKFWSRKGPSEQNVILEEYVDGLHFILSLGLDKGLTYAPAPLPDDQLDQTDAFLELYRTIGAFYAEPVQTTYEALFQSFLVLGRMLGFSEVSIVEAYKQKNEVNHTRQDQGY encoded by the coding sequence ATGGATTATGAATATCTTTTCAGTAAACAGCGTGAGCTGGATGCCTACATCGAAGACAAGCTGGAAATGGCAAACCGCAGCGATCTTTTCAGAAAGAAGATACTGGCATTGCAAGTGGAAATCGGGGAGCTGGCCAATGAGACCCGCTGTTTCAAATTCTGGAGCAGGAAAGGCCCAAGCGAACAGAACGTCATTTTGGAGGAATATGTGGATGGTCTGCATTTCATCTTATCGCTCGGACTTGATAAAGGTCTTACGTATGCGCCGGCTCCGCTGCCTGATGACCAACTTGATCAGACTGATGCCTTCCTTGAGCTGTATCGTACAATCGGTGCTTTTTATGCTGAACCGGTACAAACAACTTACGAAGCGCTTTTCCAAAGCTTCCTTGTCCTTGGTCGGATGCTTGGCTTCAGTGAAGTTTCGATAGTGGAGGCTTATAAGCAGAAAAATGAAGTGAATCATACAAGACAGGATCAAGGCTATTAA